The Mycobacterium paragordonae genome includes a region encoding these proteins:
- a CDS encoding FAD-binding protein → MESVLVSGASVAGLTAAYWLQRNGYAVTVVERYPGLRPGGQAIDVRGPALEVLDRMGLRNAAETCKTDIRGSSVVDRDGNVLSEDTESTPTGGPINNSDIELLRDDLVGLLYDETKLKTEFLFDDTIATLENLGPAVNVTFETAEPRSFDLVIGADGLHSNVRRLVFGPEERFIKRLGTFAAIFTVPNFLDLDYWQQWHYGDSSMAGIYSARRNSEARAMLGFMDPELRIDHRDTETQFAELERRMADDGWVRPKLLELMRSAPDFYFDEMSQIVMDHWSIGRVALVGDAAYCASPLSGQGTSLALLGAAVLAGELKLARTDHGLGFANYFKRFHPYTQRTQFLASDSIPGGAPISQEQFDMIVNSFTLLNY, encoded by the coding sequence GTGGAATCGGTTCTGGTGTCTGGCGCCAGTGTGGCGGGGCTCACCGCAGCCTACTGGCTGCAGCGCAACGGCTATGCGGTCACCGTGGTGGAGCGCTATCCCGGGTTGCGGCCGGGCGGTCAGGCGATCGACGTGCGCGGCCCCGCGCTCGAGGTGCTGGACCGGATGGGCCTGCGCAACGCAGCCGAGACCTGCAAGACCGACATCCGGGGATCGTCGGTGGTGGACCGGGACGGCAATGTGCTCTCCGAGGACACCGAATCGACGCCGACGGGCGGGCCGATCAACAACTCGGACATCGAGCTGTTGCGCGACGACTTGGTCGGATTGCTTTATGACGAAACGAAATTGAAAACCGAGTTCCTGTTCGACGACACCATCGCCACCCTGGAGAATCTCGGTCCCGCGGTCAACGTCACCTTCGAGACGGCCGAGCCCCGCAGCTTCGACCTGGTGATCGGCGCCGACGGCCTGCACTCCAACGTGCGCCGGCTGGTGTTCGGCCCCGAAGAGCGATTCATCAAGCGGCTCGGCACATTTGCCGCAATTTTCACCGTGCCCAACTTCCTGGACCTGGACTACTGGCAGCAGTGGCACTACGGCGACTCCAGCATGGCCGGGATCTACAGTGCGCGCCGCAACTCCGAGGCGCGGGCCATGCTGGGATTCATGGACCCCGAATTGCGAATCGACCACCGCGACACCGAAACTCAGTTTGCCGAATTGGAAAGGCGGATGGCCGACGACGGCTGGGTCCGACCAAAGCTGCTGGAGTTGATGCGCTCGGCGCCGGACTTCTACTTCGACGAGATGTCGCAGATTGTGATGGACCACTGGTCAATTGGCCGGGTGGCTCTGGTGGGCGACGCCGCGTACTGCGCCTCTCCGCTGTCCGGCCAGGGCACCAGCCTGGCGTTGCTGGGCGCGGCGGTCCTGGCGGGCGAACTCAAACTCGCCCGTACCGATCACGGCCTCGGATTCGCCAACTACTTCAAGCGCTTTCACCCGTACACGCAGCGCACCCAGTTCCTGGCCAGCGACAGCATCCCCGGCGGCGCACCCATCTCCCAGGAGCAGTTCGACATGATCGTCAACTCGTTCACGCTGCTGAACTACTGA
- a CDS encoding uracil-DNA glycosylase, with translation MQDGRVLMHPNTGRSYTSPVPPGSGWPGDPATPRTPVAADAANVAALANAAGSIAELDAAISVCRACPRLVTWREDVALAKRRAFADQPYWGRPVPGWGSERPRLLIVGLAPAAHGANRTGRMFTGDRSGDQLYAALYRAGMVNQPTSVDAADGLHTKHIRIAAPVRCAPPANAPTPAERDTCAPWLDAEWRLVAPYVRVVVALGGFAWQIALRLTGGTLKPKFGHGAVAELPSGLRLLGCYHPSQQNMFTGRLTPAMLDEVFTDAKRLAGIR, from the coding sequence GTGCAGGATGGTCGTGTGCTCATGCATCCCAATACCGGCCGGAGTTACACCTCGCCGGTACCGCCGGGGTCCGGGTGGCCGGGCGACCCGGCGACGCCGCGGACACCCGTGGCCGCCGACGCCGCCAACGTCGCCGCGCTGGCGAACGCGGCCGGATCGATCGCCGAACTCGACGCCGCGATCAGCGTGTGCCGGGCCTGCCCGCGGCTGGTCACCTGGCGCGAGGACGTCGCCCTGGCCAAACGGCGCGCCTTCGCAGACCAGCCGTACTGGGGACGTCCGGTGCCGGGCTGGGGGTCGGAGCGGCCGCGGCTGCTGATTGTCGGTTTGGCCCCGGCCGCGCATGGCGCCAACCGGACCGGCCGGATGTTCACCGGTGACCGTTCCGGTGACCAGCTCTACGCGGCCCTCTACCGGGCCGGAATGGTGAATCAGCCCACCAGCGTCGACGCCGCGGATGGGTTGCACACCAAGCACATTCGCATTGCGGCACCGGTTCGGTGCGCGCCGCCGGCCAATGCCCCGACGCCCGCGGAACGGGACACCTGTGCACCGTGGCTGGACGCCGAGTGGCGGCTGGTGGCCCCGTACGTCCGGGTAGTGGTGGCTCTGGGCGGGTTCGCCTGGCAGATCGCGCTACGCCTGACGGGCGGCACGCTCAAGCCGAAGTTCGGCCACGGCGCCGTCGCCGAGCTACCCTCGGGCCTGCGGCTGCTGGGCTGCTACCACCCAAGCCAGCAGAACATGTTCACAGGTAGGTTGACTCCGGCAATGCTCGACGAGGTTTTCACGGACGCGAAGAGGCTGGCAGGAATCAGGTAA